A genomic segment from Nicotiana tabacum cultivar K326 chromosome 9, ASM71507v2, whole genome shotgun sequence encodes:
- the LOC107804378 gene encoding uncharacterized protein LOC107804378, with the protein MMSRPILLVFLLIVLIITSQLEWKQQLVSDVEPSPSISQKQQQISNREEAVKEKIILSQEKNIQRLNELVRSLREQLLQCRSSSNETINSSLSSLAEIAEFEKQQILED; encoded by the exons ATGATGTCGAGACCAATACTGCTTGTTTTTCTGTTGATTGTACTCATAATCACATCTCAATTGGAATGGAAGCAGCAGTTGGTGAGTGATGTCGAACCGAGTCCTAGTATATCTCAGAAGCAGCAACAGATTTCAAATAGAGAAGAAGCTGTTAAAGAGAAG ATTATTTTATCACAGGAGAAGAACATCCAGAGACTTAACGAGCTAGTGCGGAGTCTCAGGGAACAGTTACTTCAGTGCAGAAGTAGCAGCAATGAAACAATAAATAGCAGTCTTAGCTCACTGGCTGAAATTGCCGAATTTGAAAAACAGCAAATTCTTGAGGATTAG